CAAGAGTTTAAGAGGATGGTAGCGACAGGGTGCGGTTGGCTGCCCTCGCCAGCGGCTGGCCATGATACCATGCAATCTTCATAACGAGTAATGCTGAGGCTTGCCTTGAATCGATACAGCGTAGTGGATCTGCACTGCCATACCAATCACTCCGATGGCCTGCTAGGGCCTCTCGATCTCCTGGCCCGGGCAGAAGAGCAGGGGGTGGAACTGCTGGCAATCACCGACCATGATGAGGTTTCCGGCTTGCTCGAGGCCATGTCTGCCAGTGCTAACAGCAGCGTGAAACTGGTCAGTGGTATCGAGCTTTCCAGTGTCTGGAATGGTGTCGGCGTGCACGTGGTAGGGTTGAATTTCGATCTTGAATCCCCCCAATTGGCTGAGGTGCTTGAGGCTCAGCGGCAGGCCCGTGATTCTCGTTCGATCAAAATCGCCGAGCGCTTGCAACGTCTGTGTGAGGCGGATGTCTTGCAGGGCGCGCGAGCTATTGCGCTGAACCGGCGAGGCCTGGATCCTTCCAGTGACCATCCGGTGCAGTTGGGTCGCCCTCATTTTGCCGATTTTCTGGTGGAGTCCGGTATTGTAGATAGCCGGGAAATGGCGTTTCGAAAGTACCTTGGAGCCGGTAAACCGGGTGATGTGAAATCCCATTGGCC
This DNA window, taken from Aestuariirhabdus haliotis, encodes the following:
- a CDS encoding PHP domain-containing protein — its product is MNRYSVVDLHCHTNHSDGLLGPLDLLARAEEQGVELLAITDHDEVSGLLEAMSASANSSVKLVSGIELSSVWNGVGVHVVGLNFDLESPQLAEVLEAQRQARDSRSIKIAERLQRLCEADVLQGARAIALNRRGLDPSSDHPVQLGRPHFADFLVESGIVDSREMAFRKYLGAGKPGDVKSHWPELETVVGWITSMGGTAVLAHPHHYKMTNTRLRKLLGSFKASGGEAMEVVTGGLPRQKIDWFASLCEAFDLRASVGSDFHAPVGPWCELGNLQTLPGGCDPVWASW